The following proteins are co-located in the Microbacterium sp. SORGH_AS_0888 genome:
- a CDS encoding ThiF family adenylyltransferase, which translates to MALLETPSLTAIPLHDSAPAEFLPEELARYARQLTMSQIGRAGQARLKRSRVLVVGAGGLGSPVIAYLARAGVGTIGVVDHDTVAASNLHRQILHDDRAVGMTKVGSAAAAVRAANPYVRVAEHGERLDRTNAERVFAGYDLVVDGTDDYETRYLIADTSDRLGVPCVWGTVLESNGQVSTFWRGAPGGGVALRDLYPHAPQDDGANCAIAGVIGPLCGVVASWMAVEAIKLIVGFGDPLFGRLLVIDAGDSSSVEVPFAGGGGDDRLRAVPDARPIDWVEPTQLRDRLDADRATLIDVRESWEREIAAIPDAVSVPLDLLPHAELPAGPLIVHCHHDTRARRARDILAAAGRTDVAVLRGGVDAWALAMDPDLPRY; encoded by the coding sequence ATGGCACTCCTGGAGACGCCCTCGCTCACGGCGATCCCGTTGCACGACTCCGCCCCGGCGGAGTTCCTCCCGGAGGAGCTGGCACGGTATGCGCGCCAGCTCACGATGTCCCAGATCGGGCGCGCGGGTCAGGCACGGCTGAAGCGTTCGAGAGTCCTGGTCGTGGGTGCCGGCGGCCTCGGCTCGCCGGTCATCGCCTACCTGGCACGGGCGGGGGTCGGCACGATCGGCGTGGTCGATCACGACACCGTGGCCGCCTCGAACCTGCACCGGCAGATCCTGCACGACGATCGCGCCGTGGGGATGACCAAGGTCGGCTCGGCCGCCGCGGCGGTCCGCGCGGCGAACCCGTACGTGCGGGTCGCCGAGCACGGCGAGAGGCTCGACCGGACGAACGCCGAACGCGTGTTCGCCGGGTACGACCTGGTGGTCGACGGCACCGACGACTATGAGACGCGCTATCTGATCGCCGACACGAGCGACCGGCTGGGGGTCCCGTGCGTGTGGGGCACGGTGCTCGAGAGCAACGGGCAGGTGTCGACGTTCTGGCGCGGCGCGCCGGGCGGCGGCGTCGCGCTCCGAGACCTCTACCCGCACGCGCCGCAGGACGACGGCGCGAACTGCGCGATCGCCGGCGTCATCGGCCCGCTCTGCGGCGTCGTCGCCTCGTGGATGGCGGTCGAGGCGATCAAACTGATCGTCGGCTTCGGCGATCCGTTGTTCGGCAGGCTCCTGGTCATCGACGCGGGCGACTCGTCCAGCGTCGAGGTTCCCTTTGCCGGCGGCGGAGGCGACGACCGTCTCCGAGCCGTGCCCGACGCGCGCCCCATCGACTGGGTCGAGCCGACGCAGCTGCGTGACCGCCTGGATGCCGACAGGGCGACACTCATCGACGTGCGCGAGTCGTGGGAGCGCGAGATCGCCGCCATCCCGGACGCGGTCTCGGTGCCGCTGGACCTCCTCCCGCACGCGGAGCTTCCCGCCGGCCCGCTCATCGTGCACTGCCACCACGACACCCGGGCACGTCGCGCACGGGACATCCTCGCCGCGGCCGGACGGACCGATGTCGCCGTGCTCCGCGGCGGGGTCGACGCATGGGCGCTCGCCATGGACCCGGACCTGCCGCGCTACTGA
- a CDS encoding MoaD/ThiS family protein — translation MTPQISIEADTTVLGTIDVTVRFFAAAKAEAGCAEGVWHLPDACTVDDAIARAGFGSSAVFGRSSFLLNGRSATRAAVLGQGDVLDVLPPFAGG, via the coding sequence ATGACCCCACAGATCAGCATCGAGGCCGACACGACCGTGCTGGGCACGATCGATGTCACGGTGCGCTTCTTCGCCGCGGCCAAAGCCGAGGCGGGATGCGCCGAGGGCGTCTGGCACCTTCCCGACGCCTGCACCGTGGACGACGCCATCGCTCGAGCCGGCTTCGGCTCCAGCGCGGTGTTCGGACGCAGCTCCTTCCTGCTCAACGGTCGTTCCGCGACCCGAGCAGCCGTTCTCGGCCAGGGAGACGTCCTCGACGTCCTCCCGCCGTTCGCGGGAGGCTGA
- a CDS encoding molybdenum cofactor biosynthesis protein B, whose protein sequence is MRRALVVVASTRSARGERPDRTGPMIVDWLNARGWATERRVVEDGPAVGAALEHGIDQGVELIVTTGGTGISPSDATPEQTLPLLDRILPGVGEALRARGASTTPLAALSRGVAGIAERSFVVNLPGSPSGVADGLALLDDLLAHIISQLAGGDHAAA, encoded by the coding sequence GTGAGGCGCGCGCTCGTCGTGGTCGCCTCGACCCGCAGCGCACGAGGCGAGCGCCCCGACCGCACGGGCCCGATGATCGTCGACTGGCTGAACGCCCGCGGGTGGGCGACCGAGCGGCGCGTGGTCGAGGACGGGCCCGCGGTCGGAGCCGCCCTCGAGCACGGCATCGATCAGGGCGTCGAGCTGATCGTCACGACCGGCGGCACCGGGATCAGCCCGAGCGACGCCACCCCGGAGCAGACGCTTCCCCTGCTCGACCGCATCCTCCCCGGGGTAGGCGAGGCACTTCGCGCGCGCGGCGCGTCGACGACCCCGCTCGCAGCCCTCAGCCGCGGGGTCGCCGGCATCGCCGAGCGCAGCTTCGTGGTGAATCTGCCGGGCTCGCCGTCCGGGGTGGCGGACGGGCTGGCTCTTCTCGACGATCTGCTCGCTCACATCATCAGCCAGCTGGCCGGCGGCGATCATGCCGCCGCGTGA
- a CDS encoding MOSC N-terminal beta barrel domain-containing protein — MTTVVDTETPTPVVVGKVQRIFRYPVKSMTGEELTSCEINESGVVGDHLWALVDVATGKLANAKNPRKWGHLLRYSAAYVEEPRVGGDIPPIAITFPDGTVVRSDQPDVDELLSASLGVEVHLAMMDQTEATVAEMTWIGEILGENNFSKLGSENEHGEHQIDFDLFGKPGRSYDLGDLHVMTTSALEHMQSLSPDATFDVRRYRPNFLIDTEESGLVEAEWVGKNLHIGEASSTVVMNTVRCIMTTLPREELPLDRGTLRSLVKHNTRLVEPFGDWACIGVYSNITATGRVEVGSVTAVSDAVEDGADEAASA; from the coding sequence ATGACCACTGTGGTTGACACGGAAACACCGACACCCGTCGTCGTCGGCAAGGTGCAGCGCATCTTCCGGTACCCCGTCAAGTCCATGACGGGCGAAGAGCTCACCTCCTGCGAGATCAACGAGTCCGGGGTGGTCGGAGACCACCTCTGGGCGCTCGTCGACGTCGCCACCGGCAAGCTCGCGAACGCCAAGAACCCCCGCAAGTGGGGGCACCTGCTGCGATACTCCGCGGCCTATGTCGAGGAGCCCCGCGTCGGCGGCGACATCCCGCCGATCGCGATCACCTTCCCGGACGGGACCGTCGTGCGCAGCGACCAGCCAGACGTGGACGAGCTGCTCAGCGCGTCGCTCGGCGTCGAGGTGCACCTGGCGATGATGGATCAGACCGAGGCCACGGTGGCGGAGATGACCTGGATCGGCGAGATCCTCGGGGAGAACAACTTCTCGAAGCTCGGCTCGGAGAACGAGCACGGGGAACACCAGATCGACTTCGACCTCTTCGGCAAGCCCGGCCGGTCGTACGACCTCGGTGACCTGCACGTCATGACGACGTCCGCGCTCGAGCACATGCAGTCGCTCAGCCCCGACGCGACCTTCGACGTGCGCCGGTACCGCCCCAACTTCTTGATCGACACCGAGGAGTCGGGGCTGGTGGAGGCCGAGTGGGTCGGCAAGAACCTGCACATCGGCGAGGCCTCTTCGACGGTCGTCATGAACACCGTGCGCTGCATCATGACGACGCTGCCGCGTGAGGAGCTTCCCCTGGACCGCGGCACCCTGCGCTCGCTCGTCAAGCACAACACGCGGCTCGTGGAGCCTTTCGGCGACTGGGCCTGCATCGGGGTCTACTCCAACATCACCGCCACGGGGCGCGTCGAGGTCGGATCGGTGACCGCTGTGTCCGATGCCGTCGAGGACGGGGCGGACGAGGCCGCATCCGCCTGA
- a CDS encoding PDR/VanB family oxidoreductase, giving the protein MSHSITIFEDPLTLVVGSRRMEGRDVAVIELRAVDGGTLPAWTAGAHIGLRLGAEDLVREYSLCGSPSDRRSWRIAVRLAEGGRGGSAYVHAHLTEGARVEVVQIGNLFRFDPGARAYFVAAGIGITPVLPMIEAAEENGLPWQLLYLGRYLDGMPFLEQLSGFGDRVTVVESSTMGRVDLGAVVAGNTDAHFYACGPTSLLDALEDAARRHPGVRLSVERFTPRGPAEEQANAEFTIMLESSDQVIPVRADQSTLSALLEAGVRVRNSCGEGTCGSCEVVVLDGVPDHRDSILTDEERLEGDCMYVCVSRSRSATLTLDL; this is encoded by the coding sequence ATGTCCCACTCCATCACCATCTTCGAAGATCCGTTGACCCTCGTCGTCGGCAGCCGCCGCATGGAGGGTCGCGACGTCGCCGTCATCGAGCTGCGTGCCGTCGACGGCGGAACCCTGCCCGCCTGGACGGCGGGAGCGCACATCGGGCTTCGGCTCGGGGCGGAGGATCTCGTCCGCGAGTACTCGCTCTGCGGCTCGCCGTCCGACCGTCGTTCGTGGCGGATCGCCGTCCGCCTTGCCGAAGGCGGGCGAGGCGGCTCGGCCTACGTCCACGCGCACCTCACGGAGGGCGCACGCGTGGAGGTCGTCCAGATCGGCAACCTCTTCCGCTTCGACCCGGGTGCGCGCGCGTACTTCGTCGCGGCCGGGATCGGGATCACGCCCGTCCTGCCGATGATCGAAGCGGCCGAGGAGAACGGGCTTCCGTGGCAGCTGCTCTACCTCGGTCGGTATCTCGATGGGATGCCGTTCCTCGAGCAGCTCTCCGGGTTCGGCGACCGCGTCACCGTGGTCGAGTCCTCCACGATGGGCCGCGTCGATCTCGGGGCGGTCGTGGCGGGGAACACGGACGCCCACTTCTACGCGTGCGGACCGACGTCGCTGCTGGATGCCCTCGAAGACGCCGCGCGCAGGCATCCCGGGGTGCGACTGAGCGTCGAGCGGTTCACGCCGCGCGGCCCCGCCGAGGAGCAGGCGAACGCCGAGTTCACCATCATGCTCGAGTCGAGCGATCAGGTCATCCCGGTGCGTGCCGACCAGTCGACGCTGTCGGCTCTGCTGGAGGCCGGGGTGCGGGTGAGGAACTCGTGCGGCGAAGGCACGTGCGGCTCCTGCGAGGTCGTGGTGCTCGACGGGGTGCCCGACCATCGTGACTCGATCCTCACCGACGAAGAGCGCCTGGAAGGCGACTGCATGTACGTCTGCGTCTCGCGTTCGCGCAGCGCCACTCTCACATTGGATCTCTGA
- the moaC gene encoding cyclic pyranopterin monophosphate synthase MoaC encodes MAENADRLTHLRPDGAAHMVDVADKDVTRRRGVAVATLRTRPDVIRLIADGTLPKGEAIGTARLAGIMAAKATSTLIPLCHPLAITSVDVVLTVGPDRVDIVATVSTLGRTGVEMEALTAASVAGLTLYDMIKAVDRAARITDIAVIEKDGGRSGHWVQE; translated from the coding sequence ATGGCTGAGAACGCGGATCGTTTGACCCACCTGCGTCCGGACGGCGCGGCGCACATGGTGGACGTCGCCGACAAGGACGTCACCCGCCGGCGGGGCGTGGCGGTGGCGACCCTGCGGACGCGTCCCGACGTCATCCGTCTGATCGCGGACGGGACCCTGCCCAAGGGCGAGGCGATCGGGACGGCACGACTGGCGGGCATCATGGCGGCGAAGGCCACGAGCACCCTGATCCCGCTCTGCCACCCGCTCGCCATCACGAGCGTCGACGTGGTGCTGACGGTCGGACCGGATCGGGTGGACATCGTCGCCACGGTCTCCACGCTGGGCCGCACCGGCGTGGAGATGGAGGCCCTGACGGCGGCATCGGTCGCGGGCCTGACCTTGTACGACATGATCAAGGCCGTCGACCGGGCCGCGCGGATCACCGACATCGCCGTGATCGAGAAGGACGGCGGTCGCTCGGGGCATTGGGTGCAGGAGTGA
- the glp gene encoding gephyrin-like molybdotransferase Glp — translation MDTVAQAGFARRSVTEHAEVVTALVAAIERRSEVLGITALETDHFRTLAEDVHAPAHLPPFDNSQMDGFAVHRADLLHARPDRPVRLAVTGHIAAGDPAGTLPQGEAWAVMTGAPLPVGADAVVPIEASGLGAFPRPDEAAAITVTATPAVDAFVRRAGSDVRAGDVIAPAGAALTPPLIGVLASAGVRRVAVLRPFTVLLIATGSELRRDGEHERPGSILDANTPGLTALLTAIGVRVITPGFVHDEPRQLLHAIEANAAEVDLVVTAGGVSAGAHEVVRDALAERGVAFGSVTMQPGGPQGVGRASIGPRDIPVVALPGNPVSALISAEVFLRPALLAAGGWWSQRPTVEAALTEAADSPAGKLQLRRARSTADGRIELVGGPGSHLLGAFARSDLLVLLPEHVARVEAGDIVRAWRING, via the coding sequence ATGGACACGGTCGCCCAGGCCGGGTTCGCCCGGCGCAGCGTGACGGAACACGCCGAGGTCGTCACGGCCCTCGTCGCAGCGATCGAGCGCCGGAGCGAAGTGCTCGGCATCACCGCACTCGAGACGGATCACTTCCGCACCCTCGCGGAGGACGTGCACGCCCCGGCACACCTGCCGCCGTTCGACAACAGCCAGATGGACGGGTTCGCCGTGCATCGCGCCGATCTTCTCCACGCGCGGCCGGACCGTCCCGTCCGGCTCGCCGTGACAGGTCACATCGCCGCCGGGGATCCGGCGGGCACGCTGCCGCAGGGCGAGGCGTGGGCGGTGATGACGGGAGCGCCGCTTCCGGTCGGCGCCGACGCGGTGGTCCCCATCGAGGCATCCGGGCTCGGTGCCTTCCCGCGCCCCGACGAGGCCGCCGCGATCACCGTGACCGCGACGCCGGCCGTCGACGCCTTCGTGCGCCGTGCCGGCTCGGACGTTCGCGCCGGCGACGTGATCGCCCCCGCGGGAGCCGCGCTCACGCCGCCGCTCATCGGGGTGCTCGCCTCCGCCGGAGTCCGGCGCGTCGCCGTGCTCCGCCCCTTCACCGTGCTGCTGATCGCGACCGGCTCCGAGCTCCGCCGCGACGGCGAGCACGAGCGACCGGGGAGCATCCTGGATGCCAACACGCCGGGCCTGACCGCGCTGCTCACGGCGATCGGGGTCCGCGTGATCACACCAGGCTTCGTGCACGACGAGCCCCGGCAGCTGCTCCACGCGATCGAGGCGAACGCCGCCGAGGTCGACCTGGTCGTCACGGCGGGCGGAGTCAGCGCCGGGGCCCACGAGGTCGTGCGTGACGCGCTCGCGGAGCGGGGGGTCGCGTTCGGATCGGTGACGATGCAGCCCGGCGGCCCTCAGGGTGTCGGACGCGCCAGCATCGGTCCGCGCGACATCCCCGTCGTCGCCCTCCCCGGCAATCCGGTCAGCGCGTTGATCAGCGCCGAGGTGTTTCTACGACCCGCTCTGCTCGCGGCCGGAGGATGGTGGTCGCAACGCCCGACGGTCGAGGCGGCCCTCACGGAGGCCGCCGACTCTCCCGCCGGAAAGCTCCAGCTGCGCCGGGCGCGCAGCACCGCCGACGGAAGGATCGAGCTCGTCGGCGGGCCGGGGTCGCACCTGCTGGGTGCTTTCGCCCGCTCCGACCTGCTGGTGCTGCTGCCGGAGCACGTCGCTCGCGTGGAGGCAGGCGACATCGTACGAGCCTGGAGGATCAATGGCTGA
- the moaA gene encoding GTP 3',8-cyclase MoaA → MTQNLGLPGVRLLPSAPPLSGGLADRYGRRATDMRLSVIDKCNLRCTYCMPADGMAWLPKQMLMTAEEIVRIVRVGVEILGVEELRLTGGEPLVRKDLEYVIGAVHAACPSLPISMTTNAIGLDGRAQGLRDAGLSRINISLDSIHPETFAALTRRPMLDRVLAGIRAADDAGLGPIKINAVLLRGVNDHEAADLLEWSVGNGYELRFIEHMPLDGDHAWKKEKMITAEEIRVGVAARFVLTPDPEERGGSPAERYEVRRRGSGPDEPPLGRVGLISSVTEPFCAACTRTRVTAEGRIRSCLFSHEETDLLGIMREGASDEQIAQRWREAMWGKPRAHGSDSVGLSSPDYVQPERTMSAIGG, encoded by the coding sequence ATGACCCAGAACCTCGGACTCCCCGGCGTCCGCCTCCTCCCCAGCGCGCCACCGCTGAGCGGCGGTCTCGCCGACCGCTACGGCCGCAGGGCGACGGACATGCGCCTCTCGGTGATCGACAAGTGCAATCTGCGGTGCACGTACTGCATGCCCGCGGACGGGATGGCGTGGCTGCCGAAGCAGATGCTCATGACCGCGGAGGAGATCGTTCGGATCGTCCGCGTCGGCGTCGAGATCCTCGGCGTCGAGGAGCTGCGGCTCACCGGCGGCGAACCGCTAGTGCGCAAGGACCTCGAGTACGTGATCGGTGCCGTGCACGCCGCATGCCCGAGCCTTCCGATATCGATGACGACGAACGCGATCGGTCTCGACGGGCGGGCGCAGGGACTGCGCGACGCCGGACTCTCGCGGATCAATATCTCGCTCGACTCGATCCATCCGGAGACGTTCGCCGCCCTGACGCGCCGCCCGATGCTCGACAGGGTCCTCGCCGGCATCCGGGCCGCGGATGACGCAGGACTCGGGCCGATCAAGATCAACGCCGTGCTGCTGCGCGGTGTGAACGATCACGAGGCCGCCGACCTGCTCGAGTGGTCGGTCGGGAACGGCTACGAGCTGCGCTTCATCGAGCACATGCCGCTGGACGGAGACCACGCGTGGAAGAAGGAGAAGATGATCACCGCCGAAGAGATCCGCGTCGGAGTCGCCGCACGGTTCGTGCTGACGCCCGACCCCGAGGAGCGAGGGGGCTCACCCGCCGAGCGCTACGAGGTTCGTCGCCGTGGCAGCGGACCCGATGAGCCCCCGCTCGGCCGGGTGGGGCTGATCTCCTCCGTCACCGAACCGTTCTGCGCGGCGTGCACGCGTACGCGCGTCACGGCGGAGGGCCGCATCCGGTCCTGCCTGTTCTCGCACGAGGAGACCGATCTGCTCGGCATCATGCGCGAGGGGGCGAGCGATGAGCAGATCGCGCAGCGGTGGCGGGAGGCGATGTGGGGGAAGCCCCGCGCGCACGGCTCCGACTCCGTGGGCCTCTCCAGCCCGGACTACGTGCAGCCCGAGCGCACGATGAGCGCGATCGGAGGCTGA
- a CDS encoding molybdenum cofactor biosynthesis protein MoaE has protein sequence MTSFLPTTDPSRRVVSADISAEPIGVPLLLASTRPPSAGAIVTFDGAVRDHDEGRGVTALRYSAHPSAADVIASVAREIAAEFPDVTLAVAHRIGDLVVGDCALACVVSSAHRREAFAACAELVDRVKERVPIWKEQVFVTGETEWVNAIG, from the coding sequence GTGACCTCCTTCCTTCCCACCACGGACCCGTCCCGCCGCGTCGTCTCGGCCGACATCAGCGCCGAGCCGATCGGCGTCCCCCTCCTGCTGGCCAGCACGCGTCCCCCGAGCGCCGGTGCGATCGTGACGTTCGACGGCGCCGTCCGTGACCACGACGAGGGTCGGGGCGTGACCGCGCTGCGCTACAGCGCGCATCCCAGCGCCGCCGACGTGATCGCATCCGTCGCGCGGGAGATCGCGGCGGAGTTCCCCGACGTGACCCTCGCCGTCGCGCACCGCATCGGCGATCTCGTCGTCGGTGACTGCGCTCTGGCCTGCGTCGTCTCGTCGGCGCACCGGCGCGAGGCGTTCGCCGCCTGCGCGGAGCTGGTGGACCGTGTGAAGGAGCGCGTGCCGATCTGGAAGGAGCAGGTCTTCGTCACGGGCGAGACCGAATGGGTCAACGCGATCGGCTGA
- a CDS encoding SgcJ/EcaC family oxidoreductase produces the protein MTAPSYADETAIRELYQRMLDAWGDSEAYAAFFSPDADYIYGAGGVQHGWKEIIDGHDVIYSAWARNSRLEGRIERLRFLTPDVAVLLGYGHVVYLDQRSSEQNKRTVYTLVAQRIEGEWVFVSYQNTPLGHHR, from the coding sequence ATGACTGCTCCCAGCTATGCCGACGAGACGGCGATCCGCGAGCTCTATCAGCGCATGCTCGACGCATGGGGCGACTCGGAGGCGTACGCCGCCTTCTTCAGCCCCGACGCCGACTACATCTACGGCGCCGGCGGCGTCCAGCACGGTTGGAAGGAGATCATCGACGGTCACGACGTGATCTACTCCGCCTGGGCCCGGAACAGCCGCCTCGAAGGCCGAATCGAGCGACTGCGGTTTCTCACTCCCGATGTCGCCGTGCTCCTCGGGTACGGCCATGTCGTCTACCTCGACCAGCGATCGAGCGAGCAGAACAAGCGCACCGTCTACACCCTGGTCGCGCAGCGCATCGAGGGCGAATGGGTCTTCGTGTCGTACCAGAACACGCCGCTGGGGCACCACCGGTGA
- a CDS encoding Rid family hydrolase — protein MSITEIVLPEGSTGRVLRDQFHFAAAHRVGDIIELSGHTGHLADLTLPEVLEEEIATAFSNITATLEAAGKSWSDVFSVRTYHVVPTGADSIPGEAIGAVLTAFASHLPERYPVWTAIAVPALAFPGMHIEIEVKATI, from the coding sequence GTGTCCATCACTGAAATCGTTCTTCCCGAAGGCAGCACCGGTCGGGTGCTGCGCGACCAGTTCCACTTCGCGGCCGCGCATCGCGTCGGCGACATCATCGAGTTGTCCGGTCACACCGGCCACCTCGCCGACCTGACGCTTCCCGAGGTCCTCGAAGAGGAGATCGCGACCGCGTTCAGCAACATCACCGCCACGCTCGAGGCGGCGGGCAAGAGCTGGAGCGACGTCTTCAGCGTCCGTACGTACCACGTCGTTCCCACGGGAGCGGACTCCATTCCCGGCGAAGCCATCGGCGCCGTCCTGACGGCGTTCGCGTCGCACCTCCCTGAGCGATACCCCGTCTGGACCGCCATCGCGGTCCCCGCACTCGCCTTCCCCGGGATGCACATCGAGATCGAGGTCAAGGCCACGATCTGA